Proteins encoded by one window of Collimonas fungivorans:
- a CDS encoding helix-turn-helix domain-containing protein, producing the protein MASLGEKLRDLRKKKGLTLDKLAIQSGLSKSYIWELENRDSQKPSAEKLTALADVLGVAMSYFIEDDVRAPQERHVDEAFFRNYQKLDDTSKEQLRKILETFK; encoded by the coding sequence ATGGCCAGCCTGGGTGAAAAACTCCGCGACCTGCGTAAAAAGAAAGGCCTTACTCTAGATAAACTGGCCATACAGTCCGGCCTGAGTAAGAGTTATATATGGGAGCTTGAGAACCGTGACTCCCAAAAACCATCTGCGGAAAAATTGACTGCTTTAGCAGATGTGCTGGGAGTGGCAATGTCATATTTCATCGAAGACGACGTACGCGCTCCCCAAGAACGACATGTCGATGAAGCGTTCTTCAGAAATTATCAAAAATTGGACGACACATCCAAGGAGCAACTCCGCAAAATCTTAGAGACATTTAAGTAA
- a CDS encoding amidohydrolase family protein, with the protein MAAPDHPVQLSPHLHVREDWLALTKEEVLEPGLPIIDAHHHIWDRDTGRYLFDELMVDINSGHNIIATIFVQCRSMYRQDGPGPMKPVGEVEFINGLAAQSASGLYGHVRACAAIVGFADLMMGSEVAPILEALTAAGNGRLRGVRNTTAWHGEPAIRTNPIPPPPGMLTSPQFQAGVRLLPAHGLTLDIWAYHTQLREVLSLAKTCPDTTIILNHVGGPLGAGSYREKRSEVLGEWGAAMEEIASLPNVYLKLGGLGMPVGGWDFHLNEAPPTSELLAIAWRPYIEAAIDMFGPTRCMFESNFPVDKGMFGYVSLWNAFKLLTRGLSGDERKALFCGTAQKVYRI; encoded by the coding sequence ATGGCAGCGCCAGACCACCCCGTCCAGCTCTCGCCGCATCTTCATGTACGCGAGGACTGGCTTGCTCTTACCAAAGAGGAGGTCCTCGAGCCGGGCCTCCCTATCATTGACGCACATCATCATATCTGGGACCGAGATACTGGCCGATACCTGTTCGACGAGCTAATGGTCGATATCAACTCTGGACATAACATCATCGCCACTATATTCGTTCAGTGTCGCAGCATGTACCGGCAAGACGGCCCCGGGCCAATGAAGCCTGTCGGTGAAGTTGAGTTCATCAATGGTTTGGCGGCACAGTCCGCATCCGGCCTCTATGGACATGTACGCGCTTGCGCCGCAATTGTCGGATTTGCAGACCTGATGATGGGGAGCGAAGTCGCTCCAATTCTGGAAGCGCTCACCGCAGCAGGCAATGGTCGTTTGCGCGGCGTTCGCAATACCACTGCGTGGCATGGCGAACCCGCTATCCGTACCAACCCAATTCCACCTCCGCCAGGAATGCTCACGAGCCCTCAGTTCCAAGCTGGTGTTCGTTTACTCCCAGCCCATGGCCTCACCCTTGACATATGGGCGTACCACACTCAACTTCGAGAGGTCTTATCTCTGGCGAAGACTTGCCCAGATACGACCATCATTCTTAACCACGTTGGTGGGCCGCTTGGCGCTGGTTCCTATAGAGAGAAACGTTCGGAAGTGTTGGGGGAGTGGGGTGCCGCGATGGAGGAGATTGCCTCGCTTCCCAATGTCTATTTGAAGCTTGGTGGTCTTGGGATGCCAGTTGGCGGATGGGACTTTCATCTCAATGAGGCACCGCCCACCTCTGAGCTACTGGCTATCGCGTGGCGTCCTTATATCGAGGCAGCTATCGATATGTTTGGGCCTACACGATGCATGTTTGAAAGTAATTTCCCGGTGGATAAGGGGATGTTTGGTTATGTCAGCTTGTGGAATGCCTTCAAGCTCCTGACCAGAGGTCTGTCTGGAGACGAACGGAAGGCCCTGTTCTGCGGTACTGCCCAAAAAGTGTATCGCATTTGA
- a CDS encoding MFS transporter, translated as MSQAHDINTTHDISAASETAINEQATMKKVMRRLIPFILLCYVVSYLDRINVGFAALTMNKDLGLTPSQFGLGAGLFFIGYFFFEIPSNLALHRFGARMWISRIMISWGVISMLTAFVVGPKSFALARFFLGMAEAGFTPGIYLYFTKWFPGEWRGKATAFFLVGIPVANIIGSPISGALMEMHGLWGYKGWQVLLLLEALPAVLLGTMCLFLLPDRPSKASWLTPAEKQWLEAKLDTEQNVLAARHGNKLRDAFTNWRVFVLAGANFCGILGSLSIGLWLPQIIKEFGLPSHQVGLVAAVPYIVGAIAMTLWARLASKSDKSLFFVAGAITTAAVSVATSAFLNDPLLKMLAITVAVASILSFQATFWAIPSRFLTGRAAAGGLALIVSIGNLGGFVGPSIIGFIREATKGFTYPLIFVASALLLGAVITLALGDPTKSKQ; from the coding sequence ATGAGCCAAGCACACGACATCAACACGACGCATGACATCTCCGCCGCCAGCGAAACGGCGATAAACGAACAGGCTACGATGAAGAAGGTGATGCGTCGCCTGATTCCCTTCATCCTGCTGTGTTACGTGGTCAGCTACCTGGATCGAATCAACGTCGGTTTCGCAGCGCTGACCATGAACAAGGACCTGGGCCTGACGCCGTCGCAGTTCGGCCTGGGTGCCGGCTTGTTCTTCATTGGCTACTTTTTTTTTGAAATTCCCAGTAACTTGGCGCTGCATCGCTTCGGAGCACGCATGTGGATCTCGCGCATCATGATCTCCTGGGGCGTGATCTCGATGCTTACCGCCTTCGTGGTTGGCCCCAAGAGCTTTGCACTGGCGCGCTTCTTCCTAGGCATGGCCGAAGCCGGCTTCACGCCAGGCATTTACCTGTACTTCACCAAGTGGTTTCCGGGCGAGTGGCGCGGCAAAGCTACGGCCTTTTTCCTAGTTGGCATTCCGGTTGCCAACATCATCGGCTCGCCGATCTCGGGCGCGCTGATGGAAATGCATGGCCTGTGGGGCTACAAGGGCTGGCAGGTCCTGTTGCTACTGGAGGCACTGCCAGCGGTGCTGCTCGGCACGATGTGTCTGTTTCTGTTGCCGGATCGTCCGTCCAAGGCCTCTTGGCTGACACCGGCCGAGAAGCAATGGCTAGAAGCCAAGCTCGATACCGAACAAAACGTGCTGGCTGCGCGCCACGGCAACAAGCTGCGCGATGCTTTCACCAACTGGCGTGTGTTCGTGCTGGCCGGAGCCAACTTTTGCGGCATCCTAGGTTCGCTCAGCATTGGCCTGTGGCTGCCGCAGATCATCAAAGAATTCGGCCTGCCTTCTCATCAAGTCGGATTAGTAGCGGCCGTGCCTTACATCGTCGGCGCCATCGCCATGACCTTGTGGGCAAGGCTGGCCAGCAAGAGCGACAAGAGTTTGTTTTTCGTCGCCGGCGCGATCACCACTGCCGCCGTGTCAGTGGCGACCTCTGCCTTCCTGAACGATCCGCTGTTGAAAATGCTGGCCATCACCGTCGCTGTGGCTTCCATCCTTTCCTTCCAGGCGACGTTCTGGGCAATTCCCTCACGCTTCCTCACCGGCCGTGCGGCCGCGGGCGGCCTGGCGCTGATCGTCTCCATCGGCAACCTCGGCGGCTTCGTTGGCCCGTCGATTATCGGTTTCATCCGTGAGGCAACTAAAGGCTTCACCTATCCGCTGATCTTCGTGGCCAGCGCGCTCCTCCTGGGCGCGGTGATCACACTGGCACTCGGCGATCCCACCAAGAGCAAGCAGTAA
- a CDS encoding E2 domain-containing protein, which produces MSTPCHPILAFLIDRTPHFGATIIKAEGNKLYVTIVVKLTDGRRIPYELEIQLNGTKINVREERPQRLSGACPERHINFDGTFCMYWDIADPLKIDSTESADRWWGTLVQFLKLQERAAKQQRWPSDEAWPHGDAAKHQHEAEQSAKFLGEMLLTDVRKNRLRVVRAHLGGCQNGAILRMYRETELLYSVWERSRRVTRLRNPCPCGKRCKRGIKQLRSCDGHEQLTAKLVFAIYEKQLAEIEYLETMSKRECCGCMLSCPLKK; this is translated from the coding sequence ATGTCTACCCCTTGCCATCCAATACTCGCTTTTCTAATTGACCGAACACCACATTTTGGTGCAACGATTATTAAGGCTGAGGGAAATAAGCTGTACGTGACGATCGTAGTGAAGTTGACGGATGGCAGGCGGATACCTTATGAGTTGGAAATTCAACTTAACGGTACGAAGATTAACGTTCGTGAAGAGCGTCCTCAAAGGCTTTCTGGAGCGTGTCCCGAACGGCACATAAATTTCGACGGCACGTTTTGCATGTATTGGGACATCGCGGATCCACTCAAGATTGATAGTACTGAATCTGCGGATCGGTGGTGGGGAACTCTAGTTCAGTTCTTAAAACTTCAGGAGCGGGCTGCAAAACAGCAGCGCTGGCCTAGCGATGAGGCATGGCCACATGGAGATGCGGCCAAACATCAGCATGAAGCAGAACAGAGCGCAAAATTTCTAGGGGAGATGCTCCTGACCGACGTTAGAAAAAATCGTTTGCGCGTAGTAAGAGCTCATCTAGGCGGCTGCCAAAATGGAGCAATCTTGCGAATGTATCGAGAAACCGAATTGCTATATTCGGTTTGGGAGCGTAGTCGACGTGTCACGCGGCTGCGAAATCCGTGCCCATGCGGGAAGCGCTGCAAGCGGGGTATTAAACAACTGCGATCTTGCGACGGTCACGAACAACTGACAGCAAAATTGGTTTTTGCCATTTATGAAAAACAGCTGGCAGAGATCGAATATTTGGAAACGATGAGCAAGCGTGAGTGTTGTGGTTGCATGCTTTCCTGTCCTTTAAAAAAATAG
- a CDS encoding SMP-30/gluconolactonase/LRE family protein: MSFFTPPPTVETTIFTRLPDHFRKPKKNSWSDANRGGQPIDSFLEGPSFDRQGRLYVTDIPYGRIFRISREGEWELVTEYDGWPNGLKIDKNGRIVITDYKRGLVQLNPDTGEVSPLLETVGSEGFKGVNDLVFGPAGEIYFTDQGQTGLQDPTGRVYRLSPDGQLSCLINTIPSPNGIVYDPTLNHLLVAVTRAQQIWRIPLHNSGVVGKVGVFANLHGGLAGPDGLALDAESCLYIAHTGFGSIWRLSKFAEPLLRIRSNAGISTTNLAFGGPDGKSLFITESQTGSILCAGVPTPGLPMYSHA, translated from the coding sequence ATGAGCTTTTTCACGCCTCCACCTACCGTCGAAACGACTATCTTCACGCGCCTGCCGGATCATTTCCGCAAACCTAAGAAAAATTCATGGAGCGACGCCAATCGTGGAGGGCAGCCTATCGATTCCTTCCTCGAAGGTCCATCGTTTGATCGTCAGGGCCGACTGTATGTCACCGATATCCCGTACGGTCGTATTTTCCGCATCTCGCGGGAAGGCGAGTGGGAGTTGGTCACAGAATACGACGGTTGGCCCAACGGTCTGAAGATCGACAAGAACGGCCGCATCGTCATCACCGATTACAAGCGCGGGTTGGTGCAATTAAATCCAGACACCGGAGAAGTCTCGCCGCTGCTGGAGACTGTAGGTTCGGAAGGCTTCAAAGGCGTCAACGATTTGGTGTTCGGACCGGCCGGCGAGATCTACTTCACTGATCAGGGCCAGACCGGCCTGCAGGATCCGACCGGGCGCGTCTATCGCCTTTCTCCCGACGGTCAGCTGAGCTGCCTTATCAACACCATTCCCAGCCCAAATGGCATCGTCTACGACCCGACGCTGAATCACCTGCTGGTGGCGGTGACCCGCGCGCAGCAGATCTGGCGCATTCCCTTGCACAACAGCGGCGTGGTGGGCAAGGTTGGCGTGTTCGCCAATCTTCACGGTGGCCTGGCCGGTCCTGACGGCTTAGCGTTGGATGCTGAGAGTTGCCTTTACATCGCCCACACCGGCTTCGGCTCGATCTGGCGCCTTTCCAAATTCGCTGAGCCCTTGCTACGGATCCGTTCCAATGCCGGTATCTCGACCACAAATCTGGCTTTCGGTGGACCGGACGGAAAGAGCCTATTCATCACCGAATCGCAGACCGGCTCAATCCTGTGCGCCGGCGTGCCGACGCCAGGTCTGCCCATGTATTCGCACGCCTGA
- a CDS encoding cupin domain-containing protein, whose product MRKIYQKGLASLILANMCLNLHAQPAQNGHAIIHGAEGDSTTPMELTGEAIVLKEGKAGVFSTQIVGSLQESGVYVTRVRLAPNAKNDPHFHPDGRFTTVIAGTIYYGRGNVVDTELAHVFHAGDVYYTPAETAHWLYAGADGAVYDEVGFGPSSATPVAPNK is encoded by the coding sequence ATGAGAAAAATTTATCAAAAGGGCTTGGCGTCATTAATTTTAGCGAACATGTGCTTGAACCTTCATGCCCAACCGGCCCAAAACGGACACGCGATCATTCATGGAGCAGAGGGAGATTCGACGACACCGATGGAATTGACGGGCGAAGCAATTGTTTTGAAGGAAGGGAAAGCCGGTGTGTTCTCAACGCAAATTGTTGGTTCGCTACAAGAATCCGGCGTATATGTTACGCGCGTCCGGCTCGCACCGAATGCCAAGAATGATCCGCATTTCCATCCAGATGGACGGTTCACAACAGTTATCGCTGGCACCATCTATTATGGTCGAGGCAACGTGGTCGACACGGAACTTGCTCACGTATTTCATGCTGGAGATGTCTATTACACGCCCGCTGAAACCGCACACTGGCTTTATGCCGGCGCGGATGGCGCGGTGTATGATGAAGTTGGTTTTGGTCCGTCTTCTGCAACACCAGTTGCACCGAATAAATAG
- a CDS encoding type IV toxin-antitoxin system AbiEi family antitoxin, with product MDNIDISSLHDFTGSLQRATGFRTEHEEVEVQFGNDRRNARLDALVETKTPDGGSCILAIDMKRIAYPRDVRMAISHLMEYRATVPLDTRVELCLVADTISPGSREALRKAGINYYDKSGTLYFRHHTWLVDIERTPIPPARKKDIALFSGAREQVVHALLYHWYSKADEGYVTGGELSFLSHTSTFTVSSTMQALEQLDFVESKGSGPSQRRRLRDPAGLLDAWAEEWTRRREVKTRWYTYAPSGHITDRVIEGFVRHARQEWALTGAAAANAIVPRLTNVDRVEVIVQPGEAEQLASAIGLSQADKGSNVVMIERAGASLLFLDEHPERPHSRFASRFIQYLDLLNGYGRNKELAEEFRKHVLKIGSSK from the coding sequence ATGGATAACATCGATATTTCTTCATTGCACGATTTCACTGGTTCGCTCCAGAGAGCTACCGGCTTCCGCACAGAACATGAAGAGGTAGAGGTGCAATTTGGCAATGATCGTCGGAATGCACGCTTGGACGCATTGGTGGAAACAAAGACTCCGGACGGGGGCTCCTGCATATTGGCAATCGATATGAAACGCATAGCCTATCCACGAGATGTACGGATGGCGATCAGCCATCTGATGGAGTATCGAGCTACGGTCCCTCTCGACACTCGAGTTGAACTGTGCTTGGTCGCAGATACGATCAGTCCAGGTTCGCGCGAGGCTCTGCGGAAAGCTGGCATCAACTATTATGATAAGAGCGGAACGCTGTATTTTAGACATCATACGTGGTTAGTTGATATTGAGCGCACACCGATACCCCCTGCCCGTAAAAAGGATATCGCGCTGTTTAGCGGGGCACGTGAACAGGTCGTCCATGCCTTGCTATACCATTGGTATAGCAAGGCTGATGAGGGGTACGTCACTGGAGGGGAGCTCTCCTTTCTTTCGCATACATCAACCTTTACCGTGTCTAGCACGATGCAGGCTCTTGAGCAGCTTGACTTCGTCGAATCGAAGGGCAGCGGCCCTAGTCAGCGGCGCCGCTTGCGTGATCCTGCAGGACTCCTCGATGCATGGGCTGAGGAATGGACCCGGCGGCGGGAAGTGAAGACCCGCTGGTACACGTATGCTCCCAGCGGGCACATCACCGACCGGGTCATTGAAGGATTCGTCAGACACGCGCGGCAGGAATGGGCGCTCACTGGGGCCGCAGCTGCTAACGCCATCGTTCCGCGATTGACCAACGTTGATCGTGTGGAGGTCATCGTTCAGCCAGGCGAGGCGGAGCAACTAGCGTCCGCAATAGGTCTGTCTCAAGCGGATAAAGGCTCCAACGTAGTCATGATCGAACGGGCCGGCGCATCTCTACTGTTCCTAGACGAGCACCCTGAACGCCCACATTCCCGCTTTGCCAGCCGATTCATACAGTATCTAGATCTTCTCAACGGCTACGGTCGCAACAAAGAGCTCGCGGAAGAGTTCCGCAAGCATGTGCTCAAAATAGGAAGCAGCAAGTGA
- a CDS encoding adenylate/guanylate cyclase domain-containing protein yields the protein MAHVWDYDRALEHINKKIDDVRKVVIADYVRDTSLYNIPTNKAYKVDGVHMYADILNLDDMLNVTAIEGELCHKRTLRFLNLHYRAVHRILDRCNALRVDFHNQRLHALIAKPYNSEKDAEAKRIWQSVAIAQLITDVLAETGDDDEHIPNAKVRVGIDTGISMAVNNGRNRYREPLFLGNPANHAAKLAGGGRSKGIYLSNEARVVIGLSKVDEPKHTALTAAEIEVAQDEAKLDVTAAAIVQEWRDDLDNNPIGAFEFYAHTPPFSTIDITGLTPKNSRRQDAASIYADIDGFTAYVNKHIDNAPEDVVRALHVIRAELDRVLTTEFEGRRVRFIGDCVHGLLCEGTAQTTDAQVTVSTATLCAAGMRSSFDLALEQLKTNQVDASDLGLAIGFEYGPITLTRLGMQGDRVRCSISRGILAAENEQMGCDGKQTAIGPVAYQEATDAVRKLFGKSRKRALLDYNEAVESLSSEDDKSASAAKTLAYVAESAAIIKSNNLVVRPHAK from the coding sequence ATGGCACATGTATGGGACTATGATCGCGCGCTGGAACATATCAATAAAAAAATTGACGATGTACGCAAGGTCGTCATCGCAGACTATGTCCGCGATACCTCGCTATATAACATTCCAACGAACAAGGCATATAAAGTGGACGGAGTCCACATGTATGCCGATATATTGAATCTTGATGACATGCTTAACGTCACGGCAATTGAGGGCGAGCTTTGTCATAAGCGTACATTGCGTTTCCTGAATTTGCACTATCGAGCTGTTCATCGCATTTTAGATCGCTGTAACGCATTGCGCGTCGATTTTCATAATCAACGTCTCCATGCTTTGATCGCTAAACCTTATAACAGCGAGAAAGATGCGGAGGCAAAGCGCATTTGGCAGTCAGTTGCGATCGCCCAACTCATTACTGATGTTCTCGCCGAAACAGGCGACGACGATGAGCACATCCCTAACGCCAAGGTGAGAGTGGGAATCGACACAGGAATATCAATGGCTGTGAATAACGGACGGAATCGATATCGAGAGCCTCTTTTCCTTGGAAACCCTGCAAATCACGCTGCAAAACTTGCCGGCGGCGGACGAAGTAAAGGGATTTACTTATCGAATGAAGCCCGAGTGGTAATTGGATTGTCCAAAGTCGACGAACCAAAACACACCGCCTTAACGGCGGCAGAAATTGAGGTCGCGCAGGACGAGGCGAAGCTAGATGTGACGGCAGCGGCCATTGTCCAGGAGTGGCGAGATGATCTCGACAATAATCCGATAGGCGCATTCGAGTTTTATGCGCATACCCCGCCGTTTTCTACAATTGATATCACTGGCTTGACACCGAAAAATTCGCGCCGACAAGATGCCGCCTCTATTTACGCAGACATCGACGGATTCACCGCATATGTGAATAAGCATATCGACAATGCGCCAGAAGATGTCGTACGCGCGTTGCATGTAATTCGCGCGGAATTGGATCGTGTTTTGACCACTGAATTCGAGGGGAGACGCGTGAGATTCATCGGGGATTGTGTCCATGGTTTGCTTTGTGAGGGTACCGCTCAAACAACCGACGCACAGGTAACCGTCAGTACGGCAACCCTATGCGCGGCAGGAATGCGTAGCAGTTTCGACCTCGCACTCGAACAATTAAAAACCAATCAGGTTGATGCAAGCGATCTAGGCTTGGCAATCGGTTTTGAGTATGGCCCCATCACCTTAACGCGATTAGGAATGCAAGGTGATCGCGTACGTTGCTCGATTAGCCGGGGAATTTTAGCCGCGGAAAATGAGCAAATGGGCTGTGATGGCAAGCAAACCGCTATTGGTCCCGTGGCGTATCAAGAAGCGACCGATGCTGTACGCAAGCTATTCGGAAAAAGTCGGAAACGGGCATTGCTCGATTACAACGAGGCGGTTGAGTCTTTGTCCTCTGAAGACGACAAAAGCGCCTCCGCAGCAAAGACATTGGCCTATGTGGCGGAATCGGCGGCAATCATCAAATCAAATAATTTGGTTGTTAGACCGCACGCAAAATAA
- a CDS encoding ImmA/IrrE family metallo-endopeptidase produces MSSINLTGPKAANQINKLLMAFTEAHHTSRFPVDVAQLAVDCHEIFGWKDPIAEVRSANIPGFEGCLFPNDEKSKWLLLFNEQLGALGRVRFTQAHELGHYVLHRKTQDLFQCASAADMRNLSKDVQNIEHQADEFASFLLMPLDDFRKQLTSDINLDLIAHCANRYGVSLTAAALKWLSQTTQKAVLIVSSDGFINWSWSSDTATKAGAFFKTRSATIEVPSGSLAADVSVQHERSGKNVRMSVWFPHADPGLSLTEMKISSERYGVFTLLLLPSIANVWPTSRFA; encoded by the coding sequence ATGAGTTCAATCAATCTGACTGGTCCCAAGGCCGCCAATCAAATAAATAAGTTGCTGATGGCATTCACAGAGGCGCACCATACAAGCAGGTTTCCTGTCGATGTTGCGCAACTTGCAGTTGATTGCCATGAAATCTTTGGATGGAAAGATCCAATTGCGGAAGTTCGCTCCGCGAATATTCCGGGCTTCGAGGGATGTCTGTTTCCAAACGACGAAAAATCTAAGTGGCTTTTGCTTTTTAACGAGCAATTGGGTGCGCTGGGGCGTGTACGTTTTACGCAGGCCCACGAACTAGGCCATTACGTCCTTCATCGAAAAACACAAGATTTGTTCCAATGCGCAAGTGCGGCAGACATGCGCAATTTATCTAAGGACGTGCAAAATATTGAGCATCAAGCCGATGAATTTGCATCATTTCTTTTGATGCCTTTGGACGACTTTAGAAAACAACTCACCTCCGATATTAATCTCGATCTCATTGCTCATTGTGCCAACCGCTACGGTGTGTCGTTAACGGCTGCTGCACTGAAATGGCTTTCACAGACTACCCAAAAAGCTGTTCTCATTGTCTCCTCGGACGGCTTCATTAATTGGTCTTGGTCGAGTGACACTGCAACGAAAGCTGGAGCTTTTTTCAAAACACGCTCGGCTACTATCGAAGTGCCTTCTGGATCACTGGCGGCTGACGTATCTGTTCAGCATGAACGTAGCGGGAAGAACGTCCGTATGAGCGTTTGGTTCCCACACGCTGATCCAGGCCTATCTTTAACCGAAATGAAAATTAGCTCAGAGCGATATGGCGTGTTTACATTGCTATTGTTGCCCTCAATTGCTAACGTATGGCCGACGTCGAGATTCGCATAA